A DNA window from Terriglobia bacterium contains the following coding sequences:
- a CDS encoding hemerythrin domain-containing protein, which produces MTGQSKPNVVASLLCIHAAVTRGLEVALTSVKPLCEASSDASTREGFLNYVRALSSIIHGHHLTEDELAFPCFRNKLREAPFDLLMMQHQQIVPVLKEIDAAVAMCDEGSMSEGFRRLDRALERMIALWRPHVQIEEEHFTFAWLESLRIPDEEHARLMNQIVEHSQKHTGPPYLVLPFMLYNLQPDKRALMAADFPPEVSQHLIPVAWKDQWATMKPFLLEP; this is translated from the coding sequence ATGACCGGACAATCAAAACCAAATGTGGTTGCGAGTCTCCTCTGCATTCATGCGGCAGTGACTCGCGGCCTGGAAGTGGCACTCACCAGCGTAAAGCCGCTCTGCGAGGCTTCATCAGACGCTTCGACACGGGAAGGCTTCCTGAATTATGTTCGAGCGCTTTCCTCGATCATCCACGGCCACCATCTCACGGAAGACGAGCTTGCATTCCCATGTTTTCGAAACAAGCTGCGGGAGGCGCCTTTTGATCTGTTGATGATGCAGCACCAGCAGATCGTTCCTGTTCTCAAGGAGATCGATGCGGCAGTGGCCATGTGCGATGAAGGGAGCATGTCGGAGGGATTCCGGCGACTGGACCGGGCGCTGGAGAGAATGATTGCCCTGTGGCGCCCGCACGTTCAAATCGAGGAGGAGCACTTCACGTTTGCGTGGCTCGAAAGCCTCCGGATACCGGACGAGGAACACGCGAGATTGATGAATCAGATAGTGGAGCATAGCCAAAAACATACCGGACCGCCGTATCTTGTGCTTCCTTTCATGCTTTACAACTTGCAGCCGGACAAGAGAGCGCTGATGGCAGCCGATTTTCCACCTGAGGTATCCCAGCATCTTATCCCGGTTGCCTGGAAGGATCAGTGGGCAACCATGAAGCCATTCCTGCTTGAGCCATGA
- a CDS encoding DUF3467 domain-containing protein gives MEIKLSSPVSLVNVEHERSEDFKVIYSNAAFMGASFYDVSITFGTIMGGSPEEAPKIRDHVTIMMSWEHLKALHSAIGSVIENFETTNQAKIRQPPVSGMQLLTIPEPSVPKE, from the coding sequence ATGGAAATCAAACTGTCTTCCCCAGTCTCTCTTGTAAACGTCGAACATGAACGCTCAGAAGATTTTAAAGTTATTTATTCGAACGCTGCATTCATGGGTGCTAGTTTTTATGACGTTTCTATTACATTTGGCACGATCATGGGCGGGAGCCCAGAAGAAGCGCCAAAAATCAGGGATCACGTTACGATAATGATGTCATGGGAGCATTTGAAAGCACTCCACAGCGCAATCGGCAGCGTTATCGAAAACTTCGAAACAACAAATCAGGCAAAAATACGGCAACCCCCAGTGTCGGGTATGCAACTCTTAACTATTCCAGAACCATCTGTACCCAAAGAGTGA
- a CDS encoding prolyl oligopeptidase family serine peptidase, translated as MPRIPPFSERKIGFQLRGPAVAAVDKLPVELRLMVTEAGRTRTMDTAGLNLRVRQPSQTYKQTFISGIDGSVQYYAVNPAQPAVPSSTASGARAKADGTPALFLTLHGAGVEAIGQAGAYNGKSWGYIVAPTNRRPYGFDWEDWGRLDALEVLDLARKRLQTDPQRTYLTGHSMGGHGVWILGATFPDRFAAIGPSAGWISWATYGRATRDAQTGAVQEMLQRASAPSDTTSLMRNYAQLGVYILHGAADDNVPVAQARTMNQNLSSFHRDFVFHEQPGAGHWWNVSDEPGAACVDWPPMFDFFARHTLPGNSSIRKVEFVTANPGVSAWSHWVGIEAQIHPLKPSSVSIQYDPGHRRFAGTTENVARLSFRLDHVPPGKPILVELDGQKIDGIAWPTGAPQIWLKRESDKWAPITQPSMALKGPQRYGPFKEAFRNRIIMVYGTHGSPEENAWAFAKARYDAEQFWYRGNGSPDVIPDVRFQAAAEPDRDVILYGNAQTNSAWSQLLADSPVQAGGGSIRIGRREEKGEDLACLFLRPRPGSNRASVAVVTGSGIAGMRLTDRLTYFSSGVSYPDWIILGPDILTRGSAGIRAAGFFGADWNVDSGEFAWRQ; from the coding sequence TTGCCCAGAATCCCGCCTTTCAGCGAGCGAAAAATCGGATTCCAATTGAGGGGGCCTGCCGTCGCGGCCGTCGACAAACTCCCGGTCGAACTCAGACTGATGGTGACGGAGGCAGGCCGGACGCGGACGATGGATACGGCCGGGCTCAACCTCCGTGTGCGTCAACCCTCTCAGACCTACAAGCAGACATTCATCAGCGGCATCGACGGCAGCGTGCAGTATTACGCCGTGAACCCGGCACAGCCGGCGGTGCCCTCCTCAACGGCATCCGGCGCGAGGGCCAAGGCGGATGGCACACCGGCGCTCTTTCTCACCCTGCATGGGGCCGGTGTTGAAGCCATCGGCCAGGCTGGTGCCTACAACGGCAAATCCTGGGGCTACATTGTTGCGCCTACCAATCGCAGACCCTACGGATTCGACTGGGAAGATTGGGGGAGGCTGGACGCCCTCGAGGTGCTCGACCTCGCTCGCAAACGGTTGCAAACCGACCCTCAGCGGACCTACCTGACAGGTCACTCCATGGGCGGGCACGGGGTCTGGATCCTTGGAGCAACGTTCCCCGATCGTTTCGCCGCCATCGGCCCCAGCGCCGGATGGATCAGCTGGGCGACTTATGGCAGGGCAACACGTGATGCCCAGACGGGTGCGGTCCAGGAGATGCTGCAGCGAGCCTCGGCGCCCAGTGACACAACATCTCTCATGCGCAACTACGCCCAGCTGGGCGTGTATATTCTGCACGGCGCCGCCGACGACAACGTCCCCGTGGCGCAAGCCAGGACCATGAACCAGAACCTGAGCAGTTTCCACCGGGATTTCGTTTTCCACGAGCAACCGGGAGCCGGCCACTGGTGGAATGTCTCCGACGAGCCGGGAGCTGCCTGTGTCGATTGGCCGCCGATGTTCGACTTCTTCGCCCGGCACACGCTTCCCGGCAATTCGAGCATCCGCAAAGTGGAGTTCGTCACTGCAAATCCGGGCGTATCTGCGTGGTCCCATTGGGTGGGCATCGAGGCCCAAATCCACCCGCTCAAGCCCAGCTCGGTCAGCATTCAATATGATCCGGGGCATCGGCGTTTTGCCGGTACCACCGAAAACGTCGCCCGATTGTCCTTCCGCCTCGACCATGTTCCGCCAGGGAAACCGATTCTGGTCGAACTGGACGGCCAGAAGATCGACGGCATCGCCTGGCCCACTGGCGCGCCGCAGATCTGGTTGAAGCGGGAAAGCGATAAGTGGGCTCCGATAACTCAGCCATCCATGGCGTTGAAAGGACCGCAGCGCTACGGCCCTTTTAAGGAAGCCTTTCGCAATCGGATCATCATGGTTTACGGCACTCACGGGTCGCCGGAGGAGAACGCCTGGGCGTTCGCCAAGGCACGCTACGACGCGGAACAATTCTGGTACCGTGGGAACGGTTCGCCGGATGTGATCCCTGATGTCCGGTTCCAGGCGGCGGCAGAGCCTGACCGCGACGTGATCCTGTACGGCAACGCCCAGACCAACTCTGCCTGGAGCCAGTTGCTGGCCGACAGCCCGGTACAGGCGGGAGGAGGATCCATCCGCATCGGCCGGCGCGAGGAGAAAGGGGAAGATCTGGCGTGCCTGTTTCTGCGTCCGAGGCCGGGAAGCAATCGCGCGTCCGTCGCCGTAGTAACAGGATCGGGCATCGCTGGGATGAGGCTCACCGATCGACTGACCTACTTCAGCTCCGGCGTCTCCTACCCTGACTGGATTATTCTCGGACCGGATATCCTGACCCGGGGCAGCGCCGGCATCAGAGCGGCAGGCTTCTTCGGAGCCGACTGGAACGTGGACTCGGGCGAGTTCGCCTGGCGCCAGTAA
- a CDS encoding ATP-binding protein: protein MEDLDTLLAISAGVHVQDSVIGITPEAQSNLSVPLLSTKANGREIGLTMVKEILNRYGFEFSLESRPGDPTRFTIRFNEVAAEAGANMRTPFGDSLA from the coding sequence ATCGAGGATCTGGACACACTACTAGCAATCTCTGCAGGTGTTCATGTTCAGGACTCGGTCATCGGAATCACGCCGGAGGCCCAATCGAATCTATCCGTCCCGCTCTTGAGCACGAAGGCCAATGGCCGGGAAATCGGGCTCACTATGGTAAAAGAAATCCTGAATCGGTATGGTTTCGAGTTTTCGCTCGAGAGTCGCCCCGGCGATCCCACTCGATTCACGATCCGCTTTAACGAAGTGGCCGCCGAGGCTGGAGCTAATATGCGCACACCGTTTGGCGATTCCCTGGCATGA
- a CDS encoding IS1 family transposase: MNKLSIDEKTRIIGALVEGNSIRATCRMTGHSKGAVLKLLVEVGKACLKFQDEKLRNIRSRRVQCDEIWSFVYAKQKNVPLPLKGHFGIGDVWTWTALDADSKLMISWAIGPRDGDTAYEFMRDLADRLANRVQLTTDGHRVYLDAVEGAFGSQIDYAMLVKIYGAVQEETRYSPAECIGCKTERIMGDPDRKHISTSFVERQNLTMRMNMRRFTRLTNAFSKKLENHVAAISLHYMYYNFVRIHQTLRVTPAMEARLMESPMEIREIALLTEKY; encoded by the coding sequence ATGAATAAACTAAGCATAGACGAGAAAACAAGGATCATCGGGGCTCTGGTAGAAGGCAATTCCATCCGCGCCACTTGCCGCATGACCGGACACAGCAAGGGCGCAGTCCTAAAGCTCTTGGTTGAAGTTGGAAAGGCCTGCTTGAAGTTTCAGGATGAAAAGCTTCGGAATATCCGCTCCAGGCGCGTTCAATGCGATGAGATCTGGAGTTTCGTTTATGCGAAGCAAAAGAACGTTCCCCTTCCTCTCAAAGGTCATTTTGGAATTGGTGATGTTTGGACCTGGACTGCCTTGGATGCCGATTCGAAACTTATGATCAGTTGGGCTATTGGTCCCCGTGACGGCGATACCGCTTATGAGTTCATGAGGGATCTGGCCGACCGTTTGGCAAACCGAGTGCAACTCACTACGGACGGTCACAGGGTCTATTTGGATGCCGTAGAGGGTGCCTTTGGTTCTCAGATCGATTATGCCATGCTGGTGAAGATCTACGGGGCAGTTCAGGAAGAAACGCGCTACAGTCCGGCAGAATGCATCGGATGCAAAACCGAGCGGATCATGGGAGATCCTGATCGGAAGCACATTTCCACGAGCTTTGTGGAACGGCAGAACCTAACCATGAGGATGAACATGCGCCGGTTTACGCGGCTCACAAATGCGTTCTCCAAAAAGCTTGAAAACCACGTGGCGGCTATTTCGCTGCATTACATGTATTACAACTTCGTGCGGATTCACCAAACTCTGCGCGTGACTCCTGCGATGGAAGCGAGATTGATGGAAAGTCCGATGGAGATCCGAGAGATTGCGCTTTTGACGGAGAAGTATTAG